A region of the Aethina tumida isolate Nest 87 chromosome 3, icAetTumi1.1, whole genome shotgun sequence genome:
tttgtatttattgtttaatttcacaGATGAAGCTGATAGTTGTTCATTGcaatgtgtaatatttttaaaacacaacGAACTTTTAACCAGTGGCTTAAGAGGTCAAATGAAAATATGGGACCTGCGCTCAAAGGAAAACCAACCTAAAACCACATTTAAACTGAGTGGGGACCATGTAACACCTACATGTATTACCTATCATCCCACTCAAAGGCACCTCATCATTGCTGGTGATGAACTAGGTAAGATTTAATCATCTTTACaccatcaaaaattaaatgaattaattttaggaaCCTTAACAGTTTGGGATTTAAGACAAAACACATTCCCAGTGAACGTTCTCAATGCTCATCAAGATAGTATTTCAGAAATTCAATTCCATCCAGATAACCCAGATCAATTGTTCAGCTGTTCTAGTGCAGGTGAAGTTTGGCATTGGTCTACAAAGGGAAGATCCATTATGTCAATGGATGATGGTGAGACTAATGTGTGGTTGTCGTTAGATAATCTTAAGAATAAACTTGAAGTTTTCACCATCATGCCAAACTTGGGAAAACCTATCACTTCGCTAGATCTTCACAGGAATAAAGTACTTTGTAGCTGCGATAATGAAGcgatttacttaattaatggTGTTACAAgacacaattaaattgttattttataattttcgttGTTTTTTTCCTTCAATTGGTTCAATTTTTGTAATGAAAGTTAATTGAATGATTATTAACATCTGATCTcactttacaaaattttatgaactattttattatgctataataaataaatataacattttaaatgattttgagataaacaacaacataaaaaagCAATACTTTTAATGAAcacataaaaatcattaaccccattttattgatttctattttctttttctctcGTTTAGTAGTCTgaattcttcatttatttggaatttaaaaaattcggtaaactaaaactaatatgtaaataaaaaatgctttCCGATACCGGGAATCGAACCCGAGCCTCCTGGGTGAGAGCCAGGTATCCTAGCCACTAGACCATATCGGAtgtgattatatttatgtcgGGGAAATTTCGCCagcttttcaaaaatttatagataattttagaaatgaaGCGGAAAAAAGATTTTTCCGATACCGGGAATCGAACCCGAGCCTCCTGGGTGAAAGCCAGGTATCCTAGCCACTAGACCATATCGgatcttataatatttagatcaGGGAAATTTCGCCAGCACTTGTAGATATCCTAGTCACTAGAGATGAAGCACCTGAAGACCACACATTCTCACAACTACTCAGAAAGTCCTTGGATTTAATACCACCGTCATACCTGCAGCAATCTATGTCTTGGGGAATCTATACGCTTATGAGAAACGAACCACACtcctaaaaaaatgtaaagaactGGACACCAAAGTTAGAAAAATACTTgttaaaaacaacataaaaggATATTCGGTCGCGACTACTAGAGTATACCTAAGGCAATAATTAGGAGGATTAGGACTCAAATCAATAGAACATGAAACAGAAAAGCAAATCATCAGAAAAGGAATATATCTTGAGTCACACCCTGAGATgcaaaaaagaaaagaaaactaCAATGTTCTAAAAGACAAAGGATAGCGAAATCCAATAACTGACTAAAGAATAATAGAagagaaaaatataacaacCAGCGAAGAGACccacaaaattattacaaaaaaatgtatcaaagAGCGATACACCACGTCGAACATGCCCAGTGGAACAAAATAGAAGAGGAATGGGAAAAAACATGCACTACGGTAGAGTAGTAATAAAAGTAAGGGAGAAGATAAAGTTTCCAGCCTGCAGTTCTTCATACCTGGACGTTTGGAGACTATGCTTGTTACATCAAGCATCAGAAGAACAAATACCTGCATTGGGAGCTATCCCAGAAAACAGGAGAATGTGCCGCTTGGGTTGGCAGCACGTTGAGAATTCATATCATGTTGCTCTGTCACGGCATACATAACGAATCATGACTGCGTTGTATACTGGATCTTGCGTACACTTATTCAAAACTGGGAAATCTCTAAAGAAAGTCGAAGACTACCATTCGGCAAGGCCACCCTACACTTAGAAGGCAAACTTAACAACAGATAAGTCACAATAGACGCGGGAACGACAATCCTCACAAACACGACGCTTAAGCACAATAAACCGGACAGTAATAAAACTTACGAACCTAAAAGAGATTGTCATATTGGAAATATCTGTGGCACACCTACAAAAATACGAATGTCAGGAAGAACTGAAAAGAACAAGATGCGCTGTAAACTCACTGGTGAAGGTGGAGTACAACAACTACAAAGAAGTCACCAGAGACGTTAAACTAGTTACCGAACTGGAACTGCTCTGTACACCTAGGCATATTCGTAGTTGGGTGCCATggagaaattttaaacaccAGTGAGTTTAAAACGTTGCTTGGACTGTTAAAAAGATTGGGGCTCTCGGAAAGGGCAGCAGAACGTATGATGAACAAGATCAGTTACTCAGTAGCTATTTCGACATCGACAATCATACTTAGAAGAAAAACTATGATAACTATTGTGATAATGGTGAGCAATAACTGAACTTAATCCCTATAAAATATCTAGTCATAACtaaatcaaaatcaataattgtCTCTTGGAAATAAAActgtgataattttatgtacctgtgaaaataacattatataatgtaaactaaactaaactaaaatatattttatttgtctttttgttaaaatacacATCATTGGCTCGTACAGCTCGAGACTCCTGTGGGCACTATATATAGTAGGCTCCGTTCTTGTGGGGGTGGGTTACCGAATGGAGTCCGGGGTTGTCCACCTTCTTGGAGATTGGCACGGCCAATTGCCGGTGTCGTGGCATCTCCGAGCGTCAGCAACGATGTTGAAAGCAAAATGGGTCCAAGACCCCCCTCACATGGTCGTTGCATTTCTGGGGGCATTTTGTCTCAATATGATTTAGATAATGGAACCTGTAGATGAAATTAGCGGAAACTGTTGCTGGATGGCCAGCTTTGCAATTTAGTGCGCTCGAGAAAAACCCGTTGAAGTATTTTTGGGGGAGGTTTCGCGTTGTTCGGATAATGTTTTGTGGTTTAGTGGGTGTTTTTACGTTTTACGTTTTAAGTGGAAAGTTTTGAGTGCGCGGCAGACATTATGGTGGGAGTTTGTGAAAAATTGGAAGTTTATGGTAGAGGGGTTTGTGTTTGTGATTAGGGTCAATGTTGTGGATTCTGACGTCAGCTATGTGTTTTGTGAGTATCGAGTGGTGTATTTGTTTTTCGTAGAATTTATTAGCCTCTTGGATGATGTAATCCTGTACATATGGCACTCCAGTTGTGTCGTGTATGTGTCGGGTTCTGCTTCTTTGGGGTGCGCTGATTGCCATTCTCAGTATTTTGTTTTGCAGTCGTTGTAGTATGTTAATGGCGGTTATTGAGGCTCCACACCAGATGGGGCATGCGTATGTCATGATGGGTCGGAGGATTGTGGTGtataagttaattttgttatctctACTCATGGGGCTGTTTGCAGAGATTAGGGGATATAGTGGCTTGATTGCACCAAATATCTTTGGTCTAATTTTGTCTATATGAGGTCTAAAGGTCAGCCGATTGTCCAGATAGGTGCCTAAGTATTTCACGACTTTTTTGCATGGAATGATGGTTCCGTCTATAGTGGGTGGAGATACTATCCTTGTGTtagtgtatttttttgtaaagttgATCAATTCTGTTTTTTcaggatttattttaattttccatctCTCAAAAAACGCAGTGAGCATGCCCAGATGGATTTTAATCTGTTGGGTGGCGACCTGTGAGCTAAAGGACGAGCTGTAGATGGCAGTGTCATCAGCGTATAATGCCAAGTTAGTGTGGGAAAACTTAGGGATGTCGGAGGTATAGAAGTTGTAGAGTTTTGGTGCGAGCACCGTTCCCTGAGGTACTCCTGCCGAAGTGTTTTGTGTTTCGGATAATTCCCCGCTGATTTTTACCTGGAAGGTCCTTCCTCGTAGATACGAGTCGATTAGTTTGACCAGACATTTAGGCAGTTTTAGCTGGTCCAGTTTATACACTAGTCCATCCAACCATACGGTATCGAAGGCTTTCTGCATATCTAAAAAGAGTGCAACTGTGTTTCTCCCGAAGTTCCAGTGCTTCTTAGTGTGTTCAGCAATTCGCGCCACCTGCAGGACTGTGCCATGTTTGGGGCGGAATCCGAACTGCTCGTGTGGTGTTATGTGTAGGTGTGAGTCGGCTGTTTCCAGGCGTCGCCGTATAACTCTTTCGGCTACCTTGGAAATAGAGCTTAGTAGCGATATTGGCCTGTATGAGTTGGGGTTATGTGGCGGTTTACCGGGCTTTAGTACGGGGATAACCACAGCGTGCTTCCATTGTTCTGGGAAGTATTGCAGCCTAATAATACCATTGATAATATAGGTTAGATGGACCAGTGTCTTCCTtggtatgttttttaaaaggatGTATTGGATACCGTCTGGTCCTGGAGCTTTGTTATTTGACAGCTTTCGCAGAATTTGCTGCACTTCACTCGGCCTTGTGAGTAGTTTAGCAAGTTCACTGTTTTGAATTACCTCTGGTTGAGCTTTGTGTATATTCTGAGCCATTTGCTGTATGTAGTTTTGTTCCGGTGTGAGGTTTGTCGTATcagttttatgaatttctgCAAAGTGTGTGGAGATGGCTGTAGCTTTAGATTTGTTGGACATGTGCTCGATGTTGTTGTAGAGGATGGTCGGGTATATAGGACGTTCcccttttagtttctttacgtATCTCCATAAGGAGCAATCCGTGGCTTGGAGCCTGCCCAGAAGGTCCCGCCACACGTTATTTCTGTGTTGCccgattttatatgtaatttcgtttttgagccggttcattatttgtttgtcATTGTCGAGTTTGTATTTGTGCCAACGTTTTTTGTggtagttttttgttttgatagCTTCTGTTATATCATCTGGAAGATCATCTGCTGGTGGTTTGGTTTTTGTTACCTTAGTAGTTTTGTTCCTGGCTATTTTTAGATTGAGTGTGAATGAATCCACTTCTCTCTTTAGTGATTCCAAATCCGTGATGTGACCTCTTAGGACCGTCAGAGTGTTTAGCTCGTGCCTGTACATGTCCCAGTTCGTTTCTCGGAAACAGAATTTGGTTTGTTGGAGGACATTTGTTCTTTTTTGTTGGATATTAATTAGCACTGGGGCATGGTCGGAGTCTAGTTCATGGAGTGCAGTTGGTTCAGTCACTCTGCGTACTCCATTGCTTATGACTAGGTCTATTGTTGATGGAGTGCCCCCGTTATTGGGATAGTGCGTGGCTTCTTCAGGGAAAAGGAGGTCAACGTCCGAGTTGAGTATATAATTGTACAGGGTGGCTCCGTTGGTATTATTTCTGTGGCAGTTCCAGGCTGTGTGGCGAGAGTTAAGGTCCCCTAAGATTATGGTTTTGTTATACTTTTTGCAGAGTTGGTCTATTTGTGGTGTAGAAAAATTGTTGGATGGAGGGTTGTATGCGCACATTATTACGGTTCCGTCGGCTAGTTTGATtgatatattctctatatgaCTAGGTATACTATCTATTTTGGAGTGTGGGATGGAGTTTTTAACAAGGATTGCAACTCCTCCGTGTGTGTGGCGGGTGTGACCCGGGTTGTACTGCCTGTCTTCTCTGTAAGTtagatagtttttaattttgaaattatgtcTGCTGGACAGTTTTGTTTCTGTTATGCAGATTATGTCTATTTTGTGTGTgtgcagaaaattaattaaacatggtattttgttattaacacTGTTAGCGTTCCAAGTGCAGATCTTCAGCCTAGATGTCATAGTTGTTTACGTCAAAACTAGTTTAGTTTTTCATCAGaacttattcaaaaatttatttaattttgaaataaatcggAAAAAAGTTTTTCCGATACCGGGAATCGAACCCGAGCCTCCTGGGTGAAAGCCAGGTATCCTAGCCACTAGACCATATCGgattgttgtaaatatttgcgTAAAGACTGAGAAAATTACAcacataatctaaaattataatttctattttgatTTCTCACATCGagggaatttttatttttaaatacattattttgtatagTCAGAAGTTACAAAATAGTAactatactttatttttacttcaagaaattaattaactggaaTATACACAAATTCTGAATATTGTATCATTACAATAActattattgttttgaaaaaagtaattactaaattgggtattcaattaattcgattgattgataaaaaataaaattatgtactaaattaacgctaatatattttatttataaccatTTCTTGACATAGAATTGGTaacatgatttaataaataggtaaattttcaatattttcctttagtgatatttcagaaaaatgaTCAAATAACACCCGagtagcaaaatataaattacattgacTATAATTGTAAAAGCTTCTATTCGctggaaaaataatttgatatattggaAGCCATTATACTAATTAAGAGTTATTACATTTGTCATTGTAGGAAATTCGTAATTATTAGACACtaacataaattgaaaattttttttttgttaatatgagAGGACGAAATTACTGAAATGTAATAAAGGAATAGTAAGAGctcttaacaaatatttaataaaacaagataaaactagttaaaaataacctaaataataaactagtcGCTAAAACTTTCGAAGTAAATTGTACTGCAATGAGAATcagttaaatgaaaataataattaaaataaacaaattctattACATTActcttaaatttgttaaaagacataaaaaaatggtgCAAAACTATattcacatttataaatttattaattttttaatatataagtaattatagttatttaataacaatgttaGTATGTAATACTggagtataaatttttatagatttgtacaaattcaaataagaattttcttgaaattatGTAGTTATTTCTAGtcagaaaatttatacaattaatataatataaatatataatatttttttggttcTATAGTCTAAAgaatttttcttgaaaatatttctagaaatagaaaattcataaatctGATAAGAAATTAAAGTGCTTGATACCATcagaatatatttgtttttccaaaactgatattttttttcagttaaattgCCGATATTTTGGCCATAATCGTCAatactttttgttaatttttccattaacgatttattttcaatttacctTAATGAAACTTATAAAAAAAGCTATAATTACAGgatatttactatttgaaattgtatggatttttatagtttatgatATTCATCTCCTTGACCTACAAATTGAATAGTAACAATAACATAAGAAGTAACACTAGCAAGTATAAATCctaaaattgaatgatttacTATGAAGAAGCCGGAAGCTGAAATGCAAGGGCTTCTGCAAACTGCTTGTTGGGCAATCAACAGTAAATCTTCCTTGATCACTCTTTCTTTATCCACTTTTGGAAATGTTGGGAGTTCGTTCAGTAACAAGTAGCATATTTCTGAGGTTCTCTTAGCTTCTTTCGCTACTCCATCACAAGCGTTGGCTAACAT
Encoded here:
- the LOC109605567 gene encoding nucleoporin Nup43, with protein sequence MSHNVHGTFVSQKINKIRWRPDPFNNAHFFVTGSWDDEQNLIKLWDFNENDEDDDLFPFPVASYNHPGDVTEMKFLNPDYFVASSSHGSACLYKIQTKNEVITLNEGIMWKKLHYFQYDEPSPCTSLALYENDIVTVGEDGRINLLSAQSNIIIRRIDEADSCSLQCVIFLKHNELLTSGLRGQMKIWDLRSKENQPKTTFKLSGDHVTPTCITYHPTQRHLIIAGDELGTLTVWDLRQNTFPVNVLNAHQDSISEIQFHPDNPDQLFSCSSAGEVWHWSTKGRSIMSMDDGETNVWLSLDNLKNKLEVFTIMPNLGKPITSLDLHRNKVLCSCDNEAIYLINGVTRHN